One Streptosporangium sp. NBC_01495 DNA window includes the following coding sequences:
- a CDS encoding helix-turn-helix transcriptional regulator, with product MLYGRSAEISALDEVIARARDGSGGAVVLRGEAGAGKTSLLDAAAGRGGTMRVLCATGVEPESDLAFAALHQVLWPVTGSLDALPEPQRDAVRAALGLAAGSAGDRYLLGAGVLSLLAEAAAPDGLVCVVDDFQWIDRASADALLFAARRLGTERIAMLFAVRGDAPVKGVPLTVNVRGLPGAAAAEMLESRHGVSPGVARELITLTRANPLALDEIAARLTPAQLAGREPLPDPLPGGTRLFGDRVAALSASARLLALAAAVETDLTPVLRATNRLEADPDLVLRATDRLSAGRTVRPGDDPGAWTGRTALAELEESGLADLSGTRVRFRHPLVRSAVHEAATPADVRRVRTALAEVTEGDSRAWHLAGAAVGQDERVAAELVAAAERARDRGGYGTAATALARAAELTPEPRARTTRLKDAAVAAWLGGRPGQAESLLAEARDRAGADAGLAMEIAQLRGRFELNSGDAAEAVRILAAGDSLDMLADAVEAASYVGDTVAIVELGRRAVAYPEGFLRDTVAGIGLTLDGDAAGPGLLRRALARAGELEEAAEYLWATAAASALGESDLATEMAVRAGRVARVSGMTGQLPVVLEFVATAERIGGRLALSQAVSEEGLALAREAGYENTVAAHLANLAVLAALRGEEDTCERRAREALAIAVPHRVGLRAGVAAYALALLDLCLGRYAAAHDRFTAITAARPGAGHPTVVWRMAPDHVEAAVGAGDEAAARAVLEAYRRWSAHAATPESHALLARCRGLAESSEDAFVEALRLHTNPFEAARTALLLGERLRRAQRPGEARAHLRRAWETFERAGAGPWARRAQGELRAAGESGQAPRPAVLDALTPQELRIADLVADGSSSKQIAARLFLSPRTVEYHLYKIYPKLGIGSRTELARLVVLQKAPVTGQDML from the coding sequence GTGCTCTACGGCAGATCTGCGGAAATCAGCGCGCTCGACGAGGTGATCGCGCGGGCTCGCGACGGCTCCGGCGGCGCGGTGGTGCTGCGGGGCGAGGCGGGCGCGGGCAAGACCTCCCTGCTCGACGCGGCGGCCGGGCGAGGCGGCACGATGCGCGTGCTGTGCGCCACCGGTGTCGAGCCCGAGTCCGACCTCGCGTTCGCGGCGCTGCACCAGGTGCTGTGGCCGGTGACCGGCTCGCTCGACGCGCTCCCCGAGCCGCAGCGCGACGCCGTGCGCGCGGCCCTGGGACTCGCCGCGGGCAGTGCCGGCGATCGGTACCTGCTGGGCGCCGGCGTGCTCTCGCTGCTGGCCGAAGCCGCCGCGCCGGACGGGCTGGTCTGCGTGGTCGACGACTTCCAGTGGATCGACCGGGCCTCGGCCGACGCGCTGCTGTTCGCCGCCAGGCGGCTGGGGACGGAAAGGATCGCGATGCTGTTCGCCGTGCGCGGGGACGCTCCGGTCAAGGGTGTGCCGCTGACGGTGAACGTGCGTGGCCTGCCCGGGGCCGCGGCGGCCGAGATGCTGGAGTCCCGCCACGGTGTATCGCCCGGTGTGGCACGGGAACTCATCACGCTGACCCGCGCGAACCCGCTCGCCCTGGACGAGATCGCCGCCCGCCTGACGCCCGCGCAGCTCGCCGGACGCGAACCGCTGCCCGACCCGCTGCCCGGTGGTACCCGGCTGTTCGGCGATCGGGTGGCCGCGTTGTCCGCCTCCGCCCGGCTGCTCGCCCTGGCCGCCGCCGTGGAGACCGACCTCACCCCGGTCCTGCGCGCCACCAACCGGCTGGAAGCCGACCCCGACCTGGTCCTGCGCGCCACCGACCGGTTGTCCGCCGGGCGGACGGTACGGCCCGGGGACGACCCGGGGGCCTGGACCGGGCGGACGGCGCTGGCCGAGCTGGAGGAGTCCGGGCTGGCCGACCTGTCCGGCACCCGCGTGCGCTTCCGCCATCCGCTCGTCCGGTCGGCGGTGCACGAGGCGGCCACCCCCGCCGACGTCCGCCGGGTGCGTACCGCACTGGCGGAGGTGACCGAGGGCGACAGCCGCGCCTGGCACCTGGCCGGAGCCGCCGTGGGCCAGGACGAGCGGGTCGCCGCCGAGCTGGTGGCCGCCGCGGAGCGGGCACGCGACCGCGGCGGGTACGGCACCGCCGCCACCGCCCTGGCCAGGGCCGCCGAGCTGACCCCCGAGCCGCGCGCCCGTACCACCCGCCTGAAGGACGCCGCCGTCGCGGCCTGGCTCGGTGGCCGCCCGGGGCAGGCGGAGTCGCTGCTGGCCGAGGCCCGCGACCGGGCCGGCGCGGACGCCGGCCTCGCCATGGAGATCGCCCAGCTCCGGGGCCGGTTCGAGCTGAACTCCGGCGACGCCGCCGAGGCCGTGCGGATCCTGGCGGCGGGCGACAGCCTGGACATGCTGGCCGATGCCGTGGAGGCCGCCTCGTACGTCGGCGACACGGTGGCCATCGTCGAGCTCGGGCGGAGGGCGGTGGCGTACCCCGAGGGGTTCCTGCGGGACACGGTGGCCGGGATCGGCCTGACGCTGGACGGCGACGCTGCCGGGCCGGGCCTGCTACGGCGGGCACTGGCGCGGGCCGGCGAGCTGGAGGAGGCGGCGGAGTACCTGTGGGCGACGGCCGCAGCCAGCGCCCTGGGCGAGTCGGATCTGGCCACCGAGATGGCCGTCCGGGCCGGGCGGGTGGCCAGGGTGTCGGGGATGACCGGGCAGCTGCCCGTCGTGCTGGAGTTCGTGGCGACGGCCGAGCGCATAGGCGGTCGGCTGGCGCTCAGCCAGGCCGTCTCCGAGGAGGGCTTGGCGCTGGCCCGGGAGGCCGGCTACGAGAACACGGTGGCGGCGCACCTGGCCAACCTGGCGGTGCTGGCGGCGCTGCGCGGCGAGGAGGACACCTGCGAACGGCGGGCCCGCGAGGCACTGGCCATCGCCGTCCCGCACCGGGTGGGTTTGCGCGCGGGAGTGGCCGCGTACGCGCTGGCGCTTCTCGACCTGTGCCTGGGCCGCTACGCGGCGGCGCACGACCGTTTCACGGCCATCACCGCGGCGCGGCCGGGCGCCGGGCATCCGACCGTGGTGTGGCGGATGGCGCCGGACCATGTGGAGGCCGCCGTGGGCGCAGGCGACGAGGCGGCCGCGCGGGCGGTGCTGGAGGCGTACCGGCGGTGGTCGGCGCACGCCGCGACGCCCGAGTCGCACGCTCTGCTGGCCCGCTGCCGGGGTCTGGCCGAGTCGTCCGAGGACGCCTTCGTCGAGGCGTTGCGGCTGCACACCAACCCGTTCGAGGCGGCCAGGACGGCCCTGCTGCTGGGTGAGCGCCTGCGCCGCGCGCAGCGGCCGGGCGAGGCGCGGGCGCATCTGCGGAGGGCGTGGGAGACGTTCGAACGGGCGGGCGCGGGGCCGTGGGCGAGGCGCGCGCAGGGTGAGCTGCGGGCGGCGGGCGAGAGCGGGCAGGCCCCGCGCCCGGCCGTGCTGGACGCGCTCACCCCGCAGGAGCTGCGTATCGCGGACCTGGTCGCCGACGGGTCGTCGAGCAAGCAGATCGCCGCCCGGCTGTTCCTGAGCCCGCGCACGGTCGAGTACCACCTGTACAAGATCTATCCGAAGCTGGGCATCGGCTCCCGTACGGAACTGGCGCGACTAGTAGTTCTACAGAAGGCACCCGTGACGGGACAGGACATGCTCTGA
- a CDS encoding 4a-hydroxytetrahydrobiopterin dehydratase has protein sequence MTPQPLSEEEIAAHLAGLPGWEREDHTIARTFEHTYHECVHLAVYVAAKAREIGHHPDIHITWQRIRFVITTHDAGNRLTAKDFELARHIDTIAVGHGAEGI, from the coding sequence ATGACCCCTCAGCCATTGTCCGAAGAGGAGATCGCCGCCCATCTGGCCGGGCTGCCGGGATGGGAGCGCGAGGATCACACCATTGCCCGCACCTTCGAGCACACGTATCACGAGTGCGTACATCTGGCTGTGTACGTCGCGGCCAAGGCTCGCGAGATCGGCCACCACCCTGACATCCACATCACCTGGCAGCGGATTCGGTTCGTGATCACCACTCACGACGCCGGGAACCGCCTCACGGCCAAGGACTTCGAGCTTGCCCGTCACATTGACACGATCGCTGTTGGCCACGGCGCCGAGGGGATCTGA
- a CDS encoding GntR family transcriptional regulator has translation MHIDQHSPARRIAADLRADITAGRLPAGGKLPSVRDLADRYSVSRNTASKALILLKTEGLVVTRHGSGAYVRESHPIRRLGPDRYARHRWERTTVEVFATEQLESGSAQQQGHQTQDVSLVAADELTAAALGVEVGSSVYERARVMTRDGIPTHTMTSYYRPGDVEGTPLVDSSPGIAGQGGGFRVLADKGLSPHEIAEELHARMPTADETLLLDLPSGEPVVEVRRVTRTADGRVVEYARGVHAASRFVWSYAFTIPD, from the coding sequence ATGCACATAGATCAGCATTCGCCCGCACGTCGCATAGCGGCCGATCTGCGGGCCGACATCACTGCCGGCCGCTTGCCCGCAGGTGGGAAGCTGCCGTCCGTTCGGGATCTTGCCGATCGCTACAGCGTGTCCCGCAATACGGCCAGCAAGGCATTGATCCTGCTCAAGACGGAAGGATTGGTGGTCACCCGGCACGGCTCGGGTGCCTACGTACGCGAGTCGCATCCGATTCGGCGCCTCGGACCGGACCGTTACGCCCGGCACCGCTGGGAACGGACCACGGTCGAAGTGTTCGCCACTGAGCAGCTGGAAAGCGGATCGGCCCAGCAGCAGGGACATCAGACGCAAGACGTCTCTCTGGTCGCCGCCGACGAGCTGACCGCCGCCGCACTCGGCGTCGAGGTCGGATCTTCTGTGTACGAGCGGGCACGCGTCATGACCCGCGACGGCATCCCCACTCATACGATGACCTCGTACTACCGGCCCGGCGACGTCGAAGGCACACCCCTGGTCGATTCTTCACCGGGAATCGCCGGGCAAGGCGGTGGGTTCCGAGTGCTGGCCGACAAGGGCCTCTCGCCCCACGAGATCGCCGAAGAACTCCATGCTCGAATGCCCACGGCCGACGAGACACTACTTCTCGATCTTCCGTCAGGTGAACCTGTCGTCGAGGTGCGCCGGGTGACTCGTACAGCTGACGGCAGGGTGGTCGAGTATGCCCGGGGCGTGCACGCGGCGAGCCGGTTCGTATGGTCGTACGCCTTCACCATCCCTGACTGA
- a CDS encoding FadR/GntR family transcriptional regulator, with protein MKVVPVAHRSAAEHVRSQLIELIESRYFAVDDRLPSEADLAQSFGVSRSVIREALHSLNALGLTKSYAGKGTFVAATQVQSQLLIGRYLPAQLNEVRRHLEVPAARLAAERRTQEDIDGLAELIEEFDRTDDPAERIKVDARFHIGIAQATGNPLFSRLVEDLRAVLQDQALAVSASPGRAAQARAEHRAIFEAIRDGDAELADLSMRRHLAAVASVAAASSATSDAATPEAVASTPGGLDSEG; from the coding sequence ATGAAGGTTGTCCCGGTCGCGCACCGGAGTGCGGCGGAGCATGTCCGCTCCCAGCTCATCGAGCTCATCGAGTCGAGATACTTCGCGGTCGACGACAGGCTGCCGTCCGAGGCGGACCTGGCCCAGTCGTTCGGGGTCAGCAGGTCGGTGATCAGGGAGGCGCTGCACAGCCTCAACGCTCTCGGCCTGACCAAGTCGTACGCCGGCAAGGGCACGTTCGTCGCCGCCACCCAGGTGCAGTCCCAGCTGCTGATCGGGCGCTACCTGCCGGCCCAGCTCAACGAGGTGCGCCGCCACCTGGAGGTGCCGGCCGCCAGGCTGGCCGCCGAGCGCCGTACGCAGGAGGACATCGACGGGCTGGCCGAGCTGATCGAGGAGTTCGACCGGACCGACGACCCGGCCGAGCGGATCAAGGTCGACGCCCGCTTCCACATCGGCATCGCCCAGGCGACCGGCAACCCGCTCTTCTCCCGGCTGGTGGAAGACTTACGGGCCGTGCTCCAGGACCAGGCGCTCGCGGTGTCGGCCTCCCCCGGCCGTGCGGCCCAGGCCCGCGCCGAGCACCGCGCGATCTTCGAGGCCATCAGGGACGGGGACGCGGAGCTGGCCGACCTCTCGATGCGTCGCCACCTCGCCGCGGTCGCCTCCGTCGCCGCCGCCTCCTCCGCCACCTCCGACGCGGCCACGCCGGAAGCGGTCGCCTCCACCCCGGGCGGCCTCGACAGCGAGGGCTGA